A part of Kineosporia sp. NBRC 101731 genomic DNA contains:
- a CDS encoding RHS repeat-associated core domain-containing protein yields the protein MADWAVLNRSDPAPGDVEGTRALGRRLLNQAATVEQETARLRSLASSSGDLKMAGDYAAEYTATLSELPDDLSKLGVAYRGCGNALTRFAEDLSVAKSKAKQALSDGVDADTRYRSALQDLKSLLPPDQQGLASNGLSLSPSAVDAATVSLDENTRAQIRHAASRARTADSDLDRARTLADQAAALRGDAEDRAERGINDSLEGSGIKNKSWAQKAWDTVSKPFRSWDDFVSLCGTVALVAGVAALFISGPIGWALMAAALVAGAVVFGDSLVKYANGEVGLGTVALNALGLIPGGRGVVSLTRFGRALGPLGKALTSPGGFRVLASTAGKGLRNLATAFPHALSTAGGGIRSALANPKLAARAFACRFLGRDPIDMVSGEMVMQMTDFELPALLPIVLERTYASSYGVGRWFGPSWSSFLDQRLEVDAQGVCFAYTEAVLLTYPSLAPGESALPDEGPRVPLTRRSDGHYSITEPDTGRTFWFAPPPAEGHAVLPLAAVSDRNSNRIDLGYDPSTGWLAEITHTGGYRVHVECQDGHITEFRLAGRDGSDDTTIIRYGYDDRGRLTDVINSSGLPLKFGYDRHHRITSWTDRNGTWYRYTYDGAGRVIRTAGSAHCLDGQMRYDTENRVTVEVNSLGAQTAYHYNEDGQVVRVVDARGQATRHLWDRYHRKTGEVDPLGRSTRFDYDENDDLIRVVRPDGASFRSEYDERHRVVRYVEPDGSAWGQEFDQYGNVRAVTDPLGAVTTFSYDATGAMRRRVDPLGRVTEYTVDTAGLALSFTDALGNATGLERDAFGRVTALTDARGNTTRYQWTVEGRIARETLPDGVTRSWGYDAENNLVEYVDPMGGSSTTEYTSFDLPSVRTDAIGGRLVLTYDTELRLTSVTDPRGLVWRYEYDACGAMLRETDYDGRVLTYRRDAVGHVIGHTNAVGETVEMAYDELGNLVSRRGGGENSTFRYDAMSRLLLAANQDSQVEFVRDRMGRVLAETVDGRTVESRYDRAGHRVQRRSPSGATSVWQYDRAGRPAVLTLGEQRVSFSYDADGSEIERRHGHAVMRQAWSASGQLLGQAVDTLAGAPATDTAVQRRVFGYDRFGRLTDEDDTLRGVRRYELDPLDRVVAVHDGGAKQEQYTYDAGGSLAGAGTAWVFEGSHLRATADFSYEYDAQGRLSRRVRRDPEGQEQTWFFRWNVMGRMTSVVTSSGERWRYTYDALGRRTSKQLLAADGAVERAVVFSWDGNALVEAAERAGAAKRVTTWEWHPDDNRPLIQSGDDRCFSIVTDFVGTPTELVTPDGAVAWQSGGNLWGLQSGDTEQLCPLGFPGQYRDTETGLLYNQQRYYDPAGAVYVSPDPLGIAPDVNPYAYVPNPLTWVDPLGLAPYQAPKVPDPFAVRVQAQGGGLEKSVVLSKTTPVTVEEALEAMKNLKGQLSKKELKERAEFFARAEKWIRNAPKGGGVSPMGKTFNLHTPIRVDIEILRGLNLTS from the coding sequence GTGGCTGACTGGGCAGTTCTGAACCGGAGCGATCCGGCGCCGGGTGACGTCGAAGGCACCCGTGCGCTGGGCCGCAGGCTGCTGAACCAGGCGGCGACGGTGGAGCAGGAGACTGCCCGGTTGCGGTCACTGGCCTCTTCCAGCGGTGATCTGAAGATGGCCGGTGACTACGCGGCCGAGTACACGGCGACGCTGAGCGAGCTGCCGGACGACCTGTCCAAGCTCGGGGTCGCCTACCGGGGCTGCGGCAATGCCCTGACCCGGTTCGCGGAAGACCTGTCCGTGGCCAAGAGCAAGGCCAAGCAGGCCCTTTCCGACGGGGTGGACGCGGACACCCGCTACCGGTCGGCGCTCCAGGACCTGAAATCGCTGTTGCCGCCCGACCAGCAGGGGCTGGCGTCCAACGGCCTCAGTCTCAGCCCGTCGGCGGTCGACGCGGCCACGGTGTCGCTGGACGAGAACACCCGGGCCCAGATCCGTCACGCCGCCAGTCGCGCGCGCACCGCCGACAGCGATCTGGACCGCGCCCGCACCCTGGCAGACCAGGCCGCCGCGCTGCGGGGTGACGCCGAGGACCGCGCCGAGCGGGGCATCAACGACTCGCTCGAGGGCAGCGGCATCAAGAACAAGTCCTGGGCGCAGAAGGCCTGGGACACCGTGTCCAAGCCGTTCCGCTCCTGGGACGACTTCGTCTCCCTGTGTGGCACCGTCGCCCTGGTCGCGGGCGTCGCGGCGTTGTTCATCTCCGGCCCGATCGGCTGGGCCCTGATGGCCGCGGCCCTGGTGGCGGGCGCGGTGGTCTTCGGCGACAGCCTGGTGAAATATGCCAACGGAGAAGTGGGCCTGGGCACGGTGGCCCTCAACGCCCTGGGCCTGATCCCCGGCGGGCGGGGTGTGGTCAGTCTGACCCGTTTCGGCCGGGCGCTGGGCCCCCTGGGCAAGGCCCTGACCTCTCCGGGCGGTTTCCGGGTGCTGGCCTCCACCGCCGGCAAGGGCCTGCGGAACCTGGCCACCGCCTTCCCCCATGCACTCTCGACCGCCGGTGGCGGTATCCGCAGCGCGTTGGCCAACCCGAAACTGGCCGCGCGCGCCTTCGCCTGCCGGTTCCTGGGGCGCGACCCGATCGACATGGTCAGCGGCGAGATGGTCATGCAGATGACCGATTTCGAGCTGCCCGCTCTGCTCCCGATCGTGCTGGAGCGCACGTACGCCTCGTCGTACGGGGTGGGCCGCTGGTTCGGCCCGTCGTGGAGCAGCTTCCTCGACCAGCGCCTGGAGGTCGATGCGCAGGGCGTGTGCTTCGCCTACACCGAGGCCGTGCTGCTGACCTACCCGTCGCTGGCCCCGGGTGAGAGCGCGCTGCCCGACGAGGGCCCCCGCGTGCCCCTGACCCGGCGTAGCGACGGCCACTACTCGATCACGGAACCCGATACCGGCCGCACCTTCTGGTTCGCCCCGCCGCCGGCCGAAGGCCACGCGGTGCTGCCCCTGGCCGCCGTGAGCGACCGCAACAGCAACCGCATCGACCTGGGCTACGACCCGTCCACCGGCTGGCTCGCCGAGATCACCCACACCGGCGGCTACCGCGTGCACGTGGAATGCCAGGACGGCCACATCACCGAGTTCCGCCTCGCCGGACGCGACGGCTCGGACGACACCACGATCATCCGCTACGGGTACGACGATCGCGGCCGGCTGACCGACGTCATCAATTCTTCCGGTCTGCCGTTGAAATTCGGCTACGACCGCCACCACCGCATCACCTCGTGGACCGACCGCAACGGCACCTGGTACCGCTACACCTACGACGGGGCCGGGCGGGTCATCCGCACGGCGGGGTCGGCGCACTGCCTCGACGGGCAGATGCGGTACGACACCGAGAACCGGGTGACGGTCGAGGTGAACTCGCTGGGGGCGCAGACCGCTTACCACTACAACGAAGACGGTCAGGTCGTGCGGGTGGTGGATGCTCGTGGGCAGGCCACTCGTCATCTTTGGGACCGGTATCACCGCAAGACCGGCGAGGTCGATCCACTGGGCCGGAGCACGCGGTTCGACTACGACGAGAACGACGACCTGATCCGGGTCGTGCGACCCGACGGTGCTTCCTTCAGATCGGAGTACGACGAGAGGCACCGGGTTGTCCGGTACGTGGAGCCGGACGGTTCCGCATGGGGGCAGGAGTTCGACCAATACGGCAATGTCAGAGCGGTCACCGATCCGTTGGGGGCAGTGACCACCTTCAGCTACGACGCCACGGGGGCCATGCGAAGGCGGGTCGATCCGCTCGGGCGCGTTACCGAGTACACAGTGGACACAGCCGGTCTGGCGCTCTCCTTCACCGATGCGCTCGGCAACGCCACCGGCCTGGAACGGGATGCCTTCGGGCGGGTCACGGCTCTGACCGATGCTCGGGGCAACACCACGCGCTACCAGTGGACCGTCGAAGGGCGGATTGCCCGCGAGACCCTTCCGGACGGGGTGACCCGTTCGTGGGGGTACGACGCCGAGAACAACCTCGTTGAGTACGTCGATCCGATGGGCGGTTCGTCGACGACGGAGTACACGAGTTTCGACCTTCCCTCGGTCAGGACCGATGCGATCGGTGGGCGTCTGGTGCTCACCTACGACACCGAGCTACGCCTGACCTCTGTCACCGACCCCCGTGGTCTGGTCTGGCGGTACGAGTACGACGCCTGCGGGGCGATGCTGCGGGAGACCGATTACGACGGTCGCGTCCTCACGTATCGCCGGGATGCGGTCGGCCACGTGATCGGGCATACGAATGCGGTCGGCGAAACCGTGGAGATGGCCTACGACGAGCTGGGGAACCTGGTGTCCCGGCGTGGGGGCGGTGAGAATTCCACCTTCCGCTACGACGCCATGTCCCGGCTGCTGCTCGCCGCCAACCAGGACTCCCAGGTGGAGTTCGTCCGGGACCGGATGGGCCGTGTGCTCGCCGAGACCGTCGACGGCCGCACGGTCGAGTCCCGCTACGACCGGGCAGGCCACCGGGTGCAGCGGCGCTCGCCGAGCGGGGCGACAAGCGTGTGGCAGTACGACCGGGCGGGCCGTCCGGCGGTGCTGACCCTCGGCGAGCAGCGGGTCAGCTTCTCCTACGACGCCGACGGCAGCGAGATCGAGCGTCGGCACGGTCATGCGGTCATGCGCCAGGCCTGGAGTGCATCGGGGCAGCTCCTGGGACAGGCCGTGGACACGCTGGCCGGTGCTCCGGCCACCGATACTGCCGTGCAGCGGCGGGTTTTCGGGTACGACCGCTTCGGGCGTCTGACCGATGAAGACGACACCCTGCGCGGAGTTCGGCGGTACGAGCTGGACCCGCTGGACCGAGTCGTCGCGGTGCACGATGGTGGCGCGAAACAGGAGCAGTACACCTACGACGCCGGGGGCAGTCTGGCGGGTGCAGGGACGGCCTGGGTATTCGAAGGCAGCCATCTCCGAGCCACTGCTGACTTCAGCTATGAGTATGACGCCCAGGGGCGCCTGAGCCGTCGCGTCCGCCGCGATCCGGAGGGTCAGGAGCAGACCTGGTTCTTCCGGTGGAACGTCATGGGCCGGATGACCTCCGTCGTGACGTCTTCGGGGGAACGGTGGCGGTACACCTACGACGCGCTCGGGCGCCGCACGAGCAAGCAGCTGCTGGCCGCTGACGGTGCGGTTGAGAGGGCGGTCGTGTTCTCCTGGGACGGTAACGCCTTGGTGGAGGCCGCGGAGAGGGCCGGAGCCGCAAAGCGAGTCACCACCTGGGAGTGGCACCCTGACGACAACCGTCCGCTGATCCAGTCGGGCGACGACCGATGCTTCAGCATTGTCACGGATTTCGTCGGAACTCCCACGGAACTGGTTACTCCGGACGGTGCCGTGGCCTGGCAGTCCGGCGGTAACCTCTGGGGGCTGCAGAGCGGTGACACCGAACAACTCTGCCCGCTGGGCTTCCCCGGTCAGTACCGTGACACCGAGACCGGCTTGCTCTACAACCAGCAGCGATACTACGACCCGGCCGGCGCCGTCTACGTGAGTCCGGATCCTCTGGGCATCGCTCCGGACGTCAATCCGTACGCGTACGTGCCCAATCCACTGACGTGGGTGGATCCGCTCGGACTGGCGCCCTACCAGGCGCCCAAGGTGCCGGACCCCTTTGCCGTCCGGGTCCAGGCCCAGGGCGGAGGGCTGGAAAAGAGCGTCGTGCTGTCGAAGACGACCCCGGTCACGGTGGAGGAAGCGCTCGAAGCCATGAAGAACCTGAAGGGTCAGCTGTCCAAGAAGGAGCTGAAAGAGCGAGCCGAGTTCTTCGCCAGGGCCGAGAAATGGATCCGGAATGCCCCCAAGGGAGGCGGCGTGAGCCCGATGGGCAAGACTTTCAACTTGCACACCCCGATCCGTGTGGACATCGAGATCCTGCGCGGTCTCAACCTGACAAGCTGA